The Gammaproteobacteria bacterium nucleotide sequence CATCCAGGGGCCGGTTCGTGGCTTCACCGACGGCGCGGACGTGGCCGGCAACAGCGAGAACAGCTACCAGTTCGTCACTTCCAGCGACTGGGCGGACACCGTTCAGAAAGGTCTCAAGGATCTGGAGCAGAACATAAAGACCAGACTCGGCAGGCCTTGATCAAGGCGGGGCCGCCGGCGCCCTGCCGGCGGCCTTCCTTTTGGGACAGGTTATTTTTCAGCCGCCGTAAGGTAATGCGGCTTCATGGATTGCAGGCGTTTGACTGCTGCCAGCAGCTGTTTGTCGTGACTGGCGCGCAGCTTGGCGGGCGTCATGTGCTTCAGGTCGTTCGGGTGCAAAGGTATGACACCGTTGCCCAGTGCGATCTTCTGCGTCGGCACGAGTCCCTTGTGCCAGAAACTCTCGCCGTTCGGTGTGAGCCATTCGCGTACCGCCAGCAGCACGGCCGAACCGTCGGGCATGCTGAATTCCTGCAGCACCGTCCCGGTGCCGAAGGTCTTTTCACCGATCAGCGGCGCGTTGCGGTTGTCGCGCAGGGCGCCGGAGACGATTTCCGCGGCGCTGGCCGTGCCGCCGTTCACCAGCACGGCGACGGGGCCGGCCCAGCGCTGCAGGTTGGGTTCCACGGGAATGGCCTGCACCTTGCCGGCCCGGTCGCGTTCCTTGAGCACGTCGCCCTTGTCCATGAACAGGCTGGCCACGCCAATCGCCTCGGTGAGCAGGCCGCCGGGGTCGTTGCGCAGATCGAGGATGACGGCCCGCGCACCGTGTTGTTTGGCCTCCGACAGGGCCTTGGCCAGGGCATTGGTGGTGCCCTTGGAGAAGCTGCTGATACGCAGGTCGGCGATGTGCGTGCCGGGCACCATGTGCCAGTGCAC carries:
- a CDS encoding S41 family peptidase — its product is MSKDKGAHPVRRKIVVLLLFLLGMTSGVLVDRVFLAGIIPGGLVSANAVYDFRLMALAWNLIESRYVDQQSIKPRQMTYGAISGMVDALGDTGHSGFLTPKMVKLSQDITTGNFAGIGAEIGVKHGHVVIISPIDDTPASRAGLKPGDAILKVDNKPVGNLPLADVVARIRGPAGKPVTLDILSPKAEMPHEVTIVRAEIPIDTVHWHMVPGTHIADLRISSFSKGTTNALAKALSEAKQHGARAVILDLRNDPGGLLTEAIGVASLFMDKGDVLKERDRAGKVQAIPVEPNLQRWAGPVAVLVNGGTASAAEIVSGALRDNRNAPLIGEKTFGTGTVLQEFSMPDGSAVLLAVREWLTPNGESFWHKGLVPTQKIALGNGVIPLHPNDLKHMTPAKLRASHDKQLLAAVKRLQSMKPHYLTAAEK